The region TTATTCTTTTCTAAAATCCTGGCTATTACAAAGCCAATTATTACGCCTAAAAGCGTTCCTCCTGCAATTAATAAAATTGAGTTATCCATGGGTTCTGGTTAGTAATTATTTATATATAAAAAAAGCCTGTATTGGTGCTATGTTTTGTATAAACTCCCTAAAAATAAGTTTAGGGTTAACAAGCTGATCAAGGATCTGCCCAAATATTGAACAGGTTCAATATTAGCAGCATGCTTTTACAACTTAAACTCACCCTTTTTAAAGAATTAACGTTGAGTTTATCAAAAAAAAATGACCAATACAGGCAGTAACTTTGTTTATTTTAATGAACGTTAAGAATTCAATTGATTTTGTAATAAGCGATTTAAAGCATTTAACTTTTCCTCGACATGTTCACTAATTGATTCCGTATCTATTTGTTTTTGTTCTACTTGAGACGCAAATTGTAAAGCACACATGGCTAATACATCCTGTTTATCTCTTACAGAATAACTTTGCTCAAATTGCGCAATCATAGCTTCAATTTCTTTTGCCGCTTTACGTAACCCCTCTTCTTGCTCTGGAGCAATGGTTAATGGGTATACTCTATTAGCTATAGAAAGTTTAATTTTTAGCATCTCTGACATAAAATCAAGTTATGATTACATTATTCTGAGAGTTGCGAAATACAATAATCTATCTCTCTAACTAATGCATTTATTTTAAGCTTTGTTTCTTTTTTATTCTCGTCACTGCCAAGCATACTTTTTGCTATTTTGAGTGCTTCATATTTCTCTGCCCAAGCCTCAATTTCTTGTTTCTGATTTTGAAGGTTGCGCTGCGAATAATGTAAATCCTCTTTCAACTTAGCATTTTCTAGCCTTAATGCATCAACGTTGTGTAGCATCTTGCTAATTTTATCTTCTAGAGCATCTACAATTTCTTCAATATTACTCATTTACAATCAGTATACTTATCTCACAAAGTTAACATACCTAGTTAAAAATAACAATTGTTTTGGATATAAAATTTAAAATAGTTGGTAGTATCTCATTTTCAATATGATGTAAAGCTTATCTCATTTTATACTTTGCATATTAACTTCAAATAATTACATTAGTGGCTCAATACTAATATATGCGAATTCCCTTTTTTTTATTCTTTTTTATACCTGTTATTCTTTTTTCTCAAAACCCTTATCCACAAGATTATTTTAGTAATCCGTTAGAGATTCCTATTGTTTTAGCTGGGACTTTTGCCGAATTAAGATCTAATCATTTTCACTCGGGAATGGATATTAAAACTCAACAGCGTGAAGGCTTAAATGTCTTAGCTGCTGCAGATGGTTTTGTAAGCAGAATTAAAATTTCATCCTTTGGTTACGGTAAAACCTTATATGTAACTCACCCTAACGGATATACAACCGTATATGCACACTTATCTAAATTAGCCCCAAAAATTGAAGCTTATTTAAAAGAACGTCAGTATCAAGAAGAATCTTATGAGATAGAATTATTTCCCCCTATTAAAGCCTTACTAGTAGAAAAAGGAGAACGTATTGCTTATAGCGGAAACACGGGGAGTTCTGGTGGACCACATTTACATTTTGAGATTCGAGATAAAAATGAACACCCTTTAAATCCTATGTTATTTGGCATCACTACAAAAGACACCAAAGCTCCTTTAATAAGTAGTTTATATGCCTATCCAATTAGTGAAAATGCTCATGTAAATAAATCTGATAGCAAACAAAAAATACGATTAATAAAACAAGCTGATGGCAATTTTATTGCTGAACCTATTAAAGCTTATGGTAAAATTGGTTTTGGTATAGAAACTGTAGATCAGCAAGATCTTGCATATAATAAAAACGGTGTATACAATATACAAACGCAATTTAATGGTCTTATTAATTTTGAAATCGATTTTAAATCTTTTTCATTTCTAGAAACCAATGACATTAATAGATTAATAGATTACGACATTTACAAAAATGAAAAAGACCGCATTCAGAAATTATTTGTAGCTAGTAATAACACCTTAAGTTTATATAAAAACACGGTAGATAATGGCTATTTAACTATTGCCGATAGCACTTCTGGAGTATATAAAATTAAAGTGAGTGATTTTGAAGGCAATGCCTCTTGGATTACCGTTTCTATAGATGGAAAACAAAACGATAAGGTTATAAAAACAGCTCCTAAAGTAACACCCTACTATATATTCGAAAATAAAGCTACAGCTTTAACTGAAGAAAATGTTACTGTAAACTTCTTTAAAAATACTTTTTACGAAGATTTTTTCCTAGATTTTAAAGTCTCTAACGATACATTACAATTATTGCCTATTGGGCAAGCTGCAAGAAAAAACTTTAGTATTGCTTTTGATATTTCTAAATACAACGATGCAGACAAAAACCAATTATTTATTGCAGAATTAGTAGGTTATAAAAAATACCCGAGTTACTCTAAAACCACACGCACGGCTAACACCCTTGTAACATACACCAAAGATTTAGGTTATTACACCTTAGTTTCAGATACCGTTGCACCTACCATTACAGCTGTTAATTTTAAAAATAACCAATGGATTAGTAGTGCCAAGACACTTCGGGTAAAAATTTCAGATGATTTATCCGGAATATCCAATTATAGAGCGACCCTTAATGGCAAATGGATTTTAATGGAATACGAATACAAAAAAGATATGCTAACTTATGAGTTTAGTGATAACATAAGTGCAACTGGACAAAATGATTTTAAATTAATAGTAACAGATAACGTAGGAAATAGTGCTACTTTTGAAACCAGGTTTTACAGAAAATAAATGAACACAAACAGAAAAAACAGACGTTATTTACTAAACGTACTCTATTTTTTAATTCCTTTAATTTCGGCTGCACAAAGCGGAACGTTACAAGGCGTTATATTAGACGAACAAAACCAACCTATAGCTAACGTAAATATAAAAGCGGGAACAGAAGGGACACAAACTAACGAAAACGGATTTTATTTAATAAAAATTCCTAATAATACAGATATTAAAACCCGATTTACTCATATTAGTTTTAAATCTGTTACTGCTAGTTTTAATTTAAAAGATGGGGAAGTCTTTGAGTTTAACCCTGTAATGAATACCAAGGTAGAGCAAATTGCTACAGTAGTACTTTCTGGTAATAAACGCAAAGACGTTCAAGGTATAGTAACTTTAAATCCTACAGTAATTCGTAAAATTCCAGGCGCTAATCCCGGAATAGAAAACCTACTTAAAACACTTCCTGGTGTAAGTAGTAATAACGAATTAAGTACACAATATTCGGTTAGAGGTGGTAACTACGACGAAAATTTAGTTTATGTAAATGGTATTGAAGTTTACAGACCTTTTTTAGTACGATCTGGACAACAAGAAGGACTTAGTTTTGTAAACACAGATATGGTACAAAATGTAGATTTCTCTGCAGGTGGTTTTCAAGCAAAATATGGCGATAAATTATCTTCTGTTTTAGATATTACATATAAAAAACCTGTAGATTTTGGTATAAATGCCGATTTAAGTTTACTTGGCGGAAGTGTATCTGCAGAAGGTATTAGTAAAGATTCAAAATTTACAGGGCTTGTAGGATTACGTTATAGAGATAATAGTTTACTAGTAAATGCCAAAGAAACCGAAACAAATTACGATCCAAAATTTGCAGATATACAAGCCTATTTAACCTATCAGTTTACGGATAAATTCAGTTTAAATTTCTTAGGAAATGCATCCATAAATAAATATAACTACGAACCCGAAACACGACAAACTAACTTTGGAACATTAGACGATGCTCAAGCTTTACTTGTTTATTATGAAGGCGAAGAAAAAGATGCCTACCAAACACTTTTTGGTGCATTACAAGCCACTTATACTGTTAACGACAACTTACATTTACATTTAGTAGGATCTACTTATCATACTACAGAAGAAGAATATTTTGATATTTTAGCTGAATATCGTTTAGGTGAAGTAAATAGCAATATTGGTGATGAAAATTTAGGTGAAGTAGAATATAGCGAAGGTATTGGTGGACAACTTAATCACGGAAGAAACGATTTAGATGCGCTTATTACCACGCTAGAACACAAAGGTAATTATACAACTAATGGTAACGATTTTAATTGGTCTGTAAAATTTACCAATGAAGATATTAGAGACAGATTAGTAGAATGGGAAGTTATAGACTCTGCTGGATTTTCTATAAATGCACCCGATTTTTACACACCTAACAATCAGCCATACGAGCCTTACGAAGGACCTCTTGTAGCCTACCAAAATGTTAGAGCAACCAATAATACTACAATTAATAGAATTCAAGCGTATTTACAATGGAGTCGTCGTTTTGAATTGGGCGAGCACGAAGTCTGGGCAAATGCAGGAATTCGATCTCATTCCTGGACGGTAGATGGTGAGGACATTGAAAAAAATTCGCAAACTGTTATCAGTCCCAGAGCTCAATTTGCCATTAAACCTAACTGGAAACACGATATGCTGTTTAGAGTCTCTGGAGGTTTATATTATCAGCCGCCTTTTTATAGAGAATT is a window of Formosa sediminum DNA encoding:
- a CDS encoding cell division protein ZapA gives rise to the protein MSEMLKIKLSIANRVYPLTIAPEQEEGLRKAAKEIEAMIAQFEQSYSVRDKQDVLAMCALQFASQVEQKQIDTESISEHVEEKLNALNRLLQNQLNS
- a CDS encoding peptidoglycan DD-metalloendopeptidase family protein, with the translated sequence MRIPFFLFFFIPVILFSQNPYPQDYFSNPLEIPIVLAGTFAELRSNHFHSGMDIKTQQREGLNVLAAADGFVSRIKISSFGYGKTLYVTHPNGYTTVYAHLSKLAPKIEAYLKERQYQEESYEIELFPPIKALLVEKGERIAYSGNTGSSGGPHLHFEIRDKNEHPLNPMLFGITTKDTKAPLISSLYAYPISENAHVNKSDSKQKIRLIKQADGNFIAEPIKAYGKIGFGIETVDQQDLAYNKNGVYNIQTQFNGLINFEIDFKSFSFLETNDINRLIDYDIYKNEKDRIQKLFVASNNTLSLYKNTVDNGYLTIADSTSGVYKIKVSDFEGNASWITVSIDGKQNDKVIKTAPKVTPYYIFENKATALTEENVTVNFFKNTFYEDFFLDFKVSNDTLQLLPIGQAARKNFSIAFDISKYNDADKNQLFIAELVGYKKYPSYSKTTRTANTLVTYTKDLGYYTLVSDTVAPTITAVNFKNNQWISSAKTLRVKISDDLSGISNYRATLNGKWILMEYEYKKDMLTYEFSDNISATGQNDFKLIVTDNVGNSATFETRFYRK
- a CDS encoding TonB-dependent receptor, giving the protein MNTNRKNRRYLLNVLYFLIPLISAAQSGTLQGVILDEQNQPIANVNIKAGTEGTQTNENGFYLIKIPNNTDIKTRFTHISFKSVTASFNLKDGEVFEFNPVMNTKVEQIATVVLSGNKRKDVQGIVTLNPTVIRKIPGANPGIENLLKTLPGVSSNNELSTQYSVRGGNYDENLVYVNGIEVYRPFLVRSGQQEGLSFVNTDMVQNVDFSAGGFQAKYGDKLSSVLDITYKKPVDFGINADLSLLGGSVSAEGISKDSKFTGLVGLRYRDNSLLVNAKETETNYDPKFADIQAYLTYQFTDKFSLNFLGNASINKYNYEPETRQTNFGTLDDAQALLVYYEGEEKDAYQTLFGALQATYTVNDNLHLHLVGSTYHTTEEEYFDILAEYRLGEVNSNIGDENLGEVEYSEGIGGQLNHGRNDLDALITTLEHKGNYTTNGNDFNWSVKFTNEDIRDRLVEWEVIDSAGFSINAPDFYTPNNQPYEPYEGPLVAYQNVRATNNTTINRIQAYLQWSRRFELGEHEVWANAGIRSHSWTVDGEDIEKNSQTVISPRAQFAIKPNWKHDMLFRVSGGLYYQPPFYRELRDATGTVNPDVKAQKSVHLVLGNDYSFQIWERPFKLTTEAYYKNLTDVNPYTVENVRIRYAANNNAVAYAYGLDLRLNGEFVPGTESWFSFGYLKTEENIDNRGYIARPTDQRLKFGALFQDYVPNMPAMKMYLNLVYNTGLPGGSPSYADPYIYQTRLQDYKRADLGLQYVIVDENKGFDSGWRKPFRYLSFGFEIFNVFDVQNSITNTWVRDVYSKKQYAIPNYLTPRVFNIRTTMKF